A DNA window from Eriocheir sinensis breed Jianghai 21 chromosome 22, ASM2467909v1, whole genome shotgun sequence contains the following coding sequences:
- the LOC127001926 gene encoding putative neural-cadherin 2 isoform X1, with protein MDPARILQIITNSTWMVTKLVGSDPVEFEQPEYEVTVPENTRQDHLLRLSARVRLEGETVQYRISQGNEDGLFHLDASTGTLSLLRPLDYELQQQHDLVVEAAAGEARGEARVVVKVDDQNDHAPVFLRALHETQITEEDNRHLPKVILKQVTAVDGDAGRFGNLSYTLSGDGIFNNGSRPCFSVDAASGTLLLLRPLDRDPPHGRPQWRLRVTASDGQLEAHTDVRVNLKDTNDNAPFFPSRTTTATVSEDTSLGSSVTRVEATDYDDPQEGDNAKVTFSLEKNAIDEASGRPIFAIDGELGVISTALCCLDREKTQRYVIQVVATDGGGLKGTGTVVVDVDDVNDVSPKFSRPQWTLDVPESLDNDHVLATLTVVDPDATNVFAYRVVPGSGRGWQMFRVEGVAGALPGGNLRSVEPLDYEDPEHRQGFILRVQVTDMGEDGWEQKEHVAETVVRLNLVDDNDNDPVFSEDFTSLSLPEDTPRGVLLATFTALDPDNGGKSRVQYRVAPSSDPRRQFAVDESGAVRLVGGLDREAADTHSVLVWAVDDGSPPRTATATLAINVTDVNDNPPFLAEPREVQVTENSEAQQVAEVKLNDPDDWRQGHGPPFTIALDPRAPPHVTDSVRVTLDTRGDDGRGVGVVWTRAALDREERPALLVPLVVGDAGWPPLTATVTLTLHVADLNDNPMAPANKTVTVHTLQRQGAAVPLGRVYVQDPDDWDVTAKTYAWRDPQAGFFLDTSSGHLNMAPSTPDGRYDLEFLVTDKSQGQKDVAANVSVQVASVQPNQGHYLTPLTVDASSDYLVRQTSEGEPSILSRLLNTVRAWAGGGGADVQLLTVEPLEEVLSATRVWLSSTETRNFDHVLLYHMDELSATLGVSVRDIGVVSCRAGAAPEPHALAEERCVGGCWVALTDNFTVVDANSSAVVGPRVAVQGSCGCPTESAAVTTPVRARPCNPDTCFNGGRCLSTSSGTRCICPHGTWGSRCKVVARRFEGGGGKQEGDAGDTAEGAWAWVPPIPPCAEMHVSLELLSTAGEAVLLYSGPEQHSTEQGPGRGRHDLLLLLLELRQGRPVLQLDQGGGPVTLALNSSSLADNTWHRIDLHWKDELVEMVVDLCLGGHWDEPPPTPSPAAHNTSSTPVLPETHACRAATELPKGDRVLKTGGVLQVGGLVHPLPALMLDEASAQPRPPHFQGCVRNLRVNGELVDLGTGVLSRASSPGCPAADCLAQRLHCGVHGRCLGSPGSLRCECQPGWGGPGCASPTMPATFLPNSYVKLALSFSPLAYTTSISLRFRTLRRKGELVVLSSQHGRDSWSVQLVGGRLCAVLHLHPGTPASLCLSRAVLTDGRWHALTATRYGSATILTADDGDGDLYNASLLLLEGRQLLEVDKQEGVRVGGAPHFQDAGVLKIHSDYFDGCIDDLRIAGRSAPLPPAVNSTPWGQASTFRGVERGCGAPSSCANVSCSPPLSCVDTWRSYHCGCGKGRVLGRSRAACEDEDECAWRPCLSGGSCFNTQPGYVCSCPAGFSGQHCQLPDVGNTSLKLPVGVLITILVWCIFLVLLVCAFLLHQHHRRAALRRGMTDSKDTNVDCKGQVSPPCSHTPNLLELQLLKPPRANGQPAWTRNPNIADVDVLQVDVVTPANISGARDENGSPHSRRGSFQGAASRRSSRSSTLCEGRDLKCYEYEGECVFPGSISSPVNYTKDSSETPGIQRHEATRTVVFLRSEKCDLLRHVPNAAT; from the exons TGACCAAGCTGGTGGGCAGCGACCCGGTGGAGTTCGAGCAGCCGGAGTACGAGGTGACGGTGCCTGAGAACACCCGCCAAGACCACCTGCTGCGGCTGTCCGCCAGGGTGCGGCTggaag GAGAGACGGTGCAGTACAGGATCAGCCAAGGTAACGAGGACGGCCTCTTCCACCTGGACGCGTCCACGGGAACCCTCTCCCTCCTGCGGCCCCTCGACTACGAGCTCcagcaacag cacgatctggtggtggaggcggcggcgggggaggcgaGGGGCGAGGCgcgggtggtggtgaaggtggacgACCAGAACGACCACGCGCCGGTGTTCCTCAGGGCCCTGCACGAGACCCAGATCACCGAAGAGGACAACAGACACCTGCCCAAGGTTATCCTGAAG CAAGTGACGGCCGTGGACGGGGACGCGGGTCGGTTCGGGAACCTTTCCTACACACTATCTGGGGACGGAATCTTTAACAACGGGTCGCGGCCTTGCTTCTCCGTGGACGCCGCCTCGGGCACGCTCCTGCTTCTGAGG CCCCTGGACCGCGACCCTCCCCACGGCCGGCCTCAGTGGCGCCTGCGGGTGACGGCCTCGGACGGCCAGCTCGAAGCACACACCGACGTCCGTGTGAACCTCAAGGACACCAACGACAACgcgcccttcttcccctcccgcaccaccaccgccaccgtctccGAAGACACGTCGCTAG GGTCGTCGGTGACGCGCGTCGAGGCCACGGACTACGACGACCCTCAGGAGGGAGACAACGCCAAGGTCACGTTCTCGCTGGAGAAGAACGCCATCGACGAGGCGAGCGGCCGCCCGATCTTCGCCATCGACGGCGAGCTCGGCGTCATCAGCACGGCGCTCTGCTGCCTCGACCGGGAGAAGACGCAGCGCTACGTCATCCAGGTGGTGGCGACGGACGGCGGCGGCCTCAAGG gcACGGGCacggtggtggtggacgtggacGACGTGAATGACGTGTCTCCAAAGTTCTCGCGGCCCCAGTGGACGCTGGACGTGCCGGAGAGCCTTGACAACGACCACGTGCTGGCCACCCTCACCGTCGTGGACCCTGATGCAACAAACGTCTTCGCCTACAGG GTGGTGCCGGGCAGCGGGCGGGGCTGGCAGATGTTCCGCGTGGAGGGCGTGGCGGGGGCGCTGCCCGGCGGGAACCTGAGGTCGGTGGAGCCGCTGGACTATGAGGATCCCGAGCACCGGCAGGGCTTTATCTTGAGGGTGCAGGTGACGGacatg GGTGAGGACGGCTGGGAGCAGAAGGAACACGTGGCGGAGACGGTAGTGAGGCTGAACTTGGTGGACGACAACGACAACGACCCGGTGTTTAGCGAGGACTTCACGAGCCTCTCCCTGCCCGAGGACACACCGCGGGGCGTTCTTCTCGCCACCTTCACCGCCCTGGACCCCGACAAC GGTGGAAAGAGTCGCGTGCAATACCGGGTGGCTCCGTCCAGCGACCCTCGCCGCCAGTTTGCCGTGGACGAGAGTGGGGCGGTGCGTCTGGTGGGGGGTCTGGACCGGGAGGCCGCGGACACCCACAGTGTGCTGGTGTGGGCGGTGGACGATGGCTCGCCGCCCAGGACCGCCACTGCCACCCTCGCC ATCAACGTGACGGACGTGAACGACAACCCGCCGTTCCTGGCGGAGCCCCGCGAGGTGCAGGTGACGGAGAACAGCGAGGCGCAGCAGGTGGCGGAGGTCAAGCTGAATGACCCCGATGACTGGCGGCAGGGTCACGGGCCGCCCTTCACCATCGCCCTGGACCCCCGCGCGCCGCCCCACGTCACCGACAGCGTCAGGGTCACGCTGGACACGA GAGGGGATGACgggcgtggcgtgggcgtggtGTGGACGCGGGCGGCGCTGGACCGAGAGGAGCGTCCCGCCCTGCTGGTGCCGCTGGTGGTGGGCGACGCCGGCTGGCCGCCCCTCACCGCCACcgtcaccctcaccctccacgTGGCCGACCTCAACGACAACCCCATGGCGCCCGCCAACAAGACCGTCACCGTACACACGCTGCAG CGTCAGGGCGCGGCGGTGCCCCTGGGGCGGGTGTACGTGCAGGACCCGGACGACTGGGACGTCACAGCCAAGACCTACGCCTGGCGGGACCCTCAGGCGGGCTTTTTCCTCGACACCTCCAGCGGCCACCTTAACATGGCGCCCTCCACACCTGACGGCCG GTATGACCTTGAGTTTTTGGTAACTGATAAGAGCCAAGGACAAAAGGACGTTGCGGCGAACGTAAGCGTCCAAGTGGCGTCTGTGCAGCCCAACCAAGGCCACTACTTGACGCCCCTCACAGTGGATGCAAGCAGCGACTACCTCGTGAGACAGACGAGCGAG GGAGAACCGTCCATCCTGAGTCGGTTACTAAACACAGTACGGGCATGGGCTGGCGGGGGCGGCGCTGACGTGCAGCTGCTGACGGTGGAGCCGCTGGAGGAGGTGCTTTCTGCCACACGGGTGTGGCTGTCCAGCACAGAGACCAGGAATTTTGACCACGTGTTGCTCTACCACATGGATGAG CTGAGCGCAACCCTGGGCGTCAGCGTACGGGACATCGGCGTGGTCTCCTGCCGTGCAGGGGCTGCTCCCGAGCCACATGCACTGGcggaggagaggtgtgtgggcGGCTGCTGGGTGGCCCTCACCGACAACTTCACTGTGGTGGACGCCAATTCCTCGGCGGTGGTAGGACCACGGGTGGCGGTGCAGGGCTCCTGTGGCTGCCCCACCGAATCAGCCGCCGTAACCACGCCTGTCCGTGCGCGCCCGTGTAACCCTGACACCTGCTTCAACGGTGGCAGGTGCCTCAGCACCTCTTCGGGCACCCG GTGCATCTGTCCTCACGGCACCTGGGGCTCTCGCTGCAAGGTGGTCGCTAGACGCTTCGAGGGAGGCGGGGGTAAGCAGGAGGGCGACGCCGGGGACACCGCAGAGGGTGCGTGGGCGTGGGTGCCGCCCATCCCGCCATGTGCCGAGATGCACGTGAGCCTGGAGCTGCTGAGCACAGCGGGGGAAGCCGTGCTGCTCTACTCTGGGCCAGAGCAGCACAGCACTGAACAGGGGCCGGGCAGGGGCCGCCATgaccttctcctgctgctgctggagcTGCGTCAGGGGCGGCCAGTGCTGCAGCTGGACCAGGGCGGCGGGCCCGTCACCCTCgccctcaactcttcctccttgGCCGACAACACGTGGCACAGGATAGACCTCCACTGGAAGGACGAG CTGGTGGAGATGGTCGTGGACCTGTGTCTGGGGGGCCACTGGGACGAGCCGCCGCCCACGCCTTCTCCGGCTGCCCACAACACCTCGTCCACTCCCGTCCTGCCTGAAACACACGCCTGCAGGGCCGCCACGGAGCTGCCAAAGGGCGACCGTGTGCTCAAGACCGGCGGAGTGCTGCAGGTGGGCGGGCTGGTGCACCCTCTGCCCGCCCTCATGCTGGACGAGGCTTCGGCGCAGCCACGCCCGCCACATTTTCAAGGCTGCGTCAGGAACCTCAGAGTCAACGGCGAG CTGGTGGACCTGGGCACAGGCGTCCTCAGCAGGGCCAGCTCGCCGGGGTGTCCTGCCGCAGACTGCCTCGCCCAACGCCTCCACTGTGGCGTCCACGGCAGGTGTCTGGGGTCGCCGGGGTCGCTGCGGTGTGAGTGCCAGCCGGGCTGGGGCGGGCCGGGCTGTGCCTCGCCCACAATGCCCGCCACCTTCCTCCCCAACAGCTACGTCAAGCTGGCCCTCTCCTTCTCGCCGCTGGCCTACACCACCTCCATCAGCCTCAG GTTCCGCACCCTGAGGAGGAAAGGCGAACTGGTGGTGCTGTCGTCCCAGCACGGGCGGGACAGCTGGTCCGTGCAGCTGGTGGGCGGCCGCCTCTGTGCTGTGCTTCACCTCCACCCTGGAACCCCTGCCTCACTGTGCCTGTCGCGGGCCGTTCTCACCGACGGCCGCTGGCACGCCCTCACCGCCACCAG GTACGGCTCGGCGACCATCCTGACAGCGGACGACGGGGACGGCGACCTGTACAACgcctcgctgctgctgctggagggGCGGCAGCTGCTGGAGGTGGACAAGCAGGAGGGCGTCCGGGTGGGCGGGGCTCCACACTTCCAGGACGCGGGAGTCCTCAAGATCCACAGCGATTACTTTGACG GCTGCATCGACGACCTGCGCATCGCGGGCCGCAGCGCGCCGCTGCCGCCGGCGGTCAACAGCACGCCCTGGGGCCAGGCCAGCACCTTCAGAGGCGTGGAGCGAGGCTGCGGCGCCCCGTCTTCCTGCGCCAACGTGTCCTGCTCACCGCCGCTCTCCTGCGTCGACACCTGGAGGTCCTACCACTGCGG GTGTGGCAAAGGCCGCGTGCTGGGCCGGAGCCGCGCGGCgtgtgaggacgaggacgagtgtGCGTGGCGGCCATGCCTCAGCGGCGGCTCCTGCTTCAACACCCAGCCAG GGTACGTGTGCTCGTGCCCGGCGGGGTTCAGCGGCCAGCACTGCCAGCTGCCCGACGTGGGTAACACTTCCCTTAAGCTGCCAGTCGGGGTCCTCATCACCATCCTCGTGTGGTGCATCTTCCTCGTGT TGCTGGTGTGCGCCTTCCTGCTTCACCAACATCACCGCCGCGCCGCGCTGCGCAGGGGAATGACAGACTCAAAAGACACCAATGTGGACTGCAAGGGCCAAGTGTCTCCACCGTGCAGTCACACACCCAACCTGCTGGAGCTGCAGCTGCTGAAGCCACCCAGAGCCAATGGCCAGCCCGCCTGGACAAGGAACCCTAACATTGCCG ATGTGGACGTGCTGCAGGTGGACGTGGTGACGCCGGCCAATATCAGCGGGGCGCGGGATGAGAACGGTTCACCACATTCCCGGAGAGGCAGCTTCCAAGGAGCGGCCAGCAGGAGGTCGAGCAGGAGTAGCACGTTGTGTGAAGGGAGAGACTTGAAATGCTACGAGTACGAGGGTGAATGCGTCTTCCCTGGGTCTATCTCATCCC CAGTGAACTATACAAAAGACTCCAGTGAAACTCCCGGCATCCAGAGGCATGAGGCTACGCGGACCGTGGTGTTCCTCCGAAGTGAAAAATGTGATCTTTTAAGACATGTGCCCAACGCAGCGACATGA
- the LOC127001926 gene encoding putative neural-cadherin 2 isoform X2, whose translation MDPARILQIITNSTWMVTKLVGSDPVEFEQPEYEVTVPENTRQDHLLRLSARVRLEGETVQYRISQGNEDGLFHLDASTGTLSLLRPLDYELQQQHDLVVEAAAGEARGEARVVVKVDDQNDHAPVFLRALHETQITEEDNRHLPKVILKQVTAVDGDAGRFGNLSYTLSGDGIFNNGSRPCFSVDAASGTLLLLRPLDRDPPHGRPQWRLRVTASDGQLEAHTDVRVNLKDTNDNAPFFPSRTTTATVSEDTSLGSSVTRVEATDYDDPQEGDNAKVTFSLEKNAIDEASGRPIFAIDGELGVISTALCCLDREKTQRYVIQVVATDGGGLKGTGTVVVDVDDVNDVSPKFSRPQWTLDVPESLDNDHVLATLTVVDPDATNVFAYRVVPGSGRGWQMFRVEGVAGALPGGNLRSVEPLDYEDPEHRQGFILRVQVTDMGEDGWEQKEHVAETVVRLNLVDDNDNDPVFSEDFTSLSLPEDTPRGVLLATFTALDPDNGGKSRVQYRVAPSSDPRRQFAVDESGAVRLVGGLDREAADTHSVLVWAVDDGSPPRTATATLAINVTDVNDNPPFLAEPREVQVTENSEAQQVAEVKLNDPDDWRQGHGPPFTIALDPRAPPHVTDSVRVTLDTRGDDGRGVGVVWTRAALDREERPALLVPLVVGDAGWPPLTATVTLTLHVADLNDNPMAPANKTVTVHTLQRQGAAVPLGRVYVQDPDDWDVTAKTYAWRDPQAGFFLDTSSGHLNMAPSTPDGRYDLEFLVTDKSQGQKDVAANVSVQVASVQPNQGHYLTPLTVDASSDYLVRQTSEGEPSILSRLLNTVRAWAGGGGADVQLLTVEPLEEVLSATRVWLSSTETRNFDHVLLYHMDELSATLGVSVRDIGVVSCRAGAAPEPHALAEERCVGGCWVALTDNFTVVDANSSAVVGPRVAVQGSCGCPTESAAVTTPVRARPCNPDTCFNGGRCLSTSSGTRCICPHGTWGSRCKVVARRFEGGGGKQEGDAGDTAEGAWAWVPPIPPCAEMHVSLELLSTAGEAVLLYSGPEQHSTEQGPGRGRHDLLLLLLELRQGRPVLQLDQGGGPVTLALNSSSLADNTWHRIDLHWKDELVEMVVDLCLGGHWDEPPPTPSPAAHNTSSTPVLPETHACRAATELPKGDRVLKTGGVLQVGGLVHPLPALMLDEASAQPRPPHFQGCVRNLRVNGELVDLGTGVLSRASSPGCPAADCLAQRLHCGVHGRCLGSPGSLRCECQPGWGGPGCASPTMPATFLPNSYVKLALSFSPLAYTTSISLRFRTLRRKGELVVLSSQHGRDSWSVQLVGGRLCAVLHLHPGTPASLCLSRAVLTDGRWHALTATRYGSATILTADDGDGDLYNASLLLLEGRQLLEVDKQEGVRVGGAPHFQDAGVLKIHSDYFDGCIDDLRIAGRSAPLPPAVNSTPWGQASTFRGVERGCGAPSSCANVSCSPPLSCVDTWRSYHCGCGKGRVLGRSRAACEDEDECAWRPCLSGGSCFNTQPGYVCSCPAGFSGQHCQLPDVGNTSLKLPVGVLITILVWCIFLVLLVCAFLLHQHHRRAALRRGMTDSKDTNVDCKGQVSPPCSHTPNLLELQLLKPPRANGQPAWTRNPNIADVDVLQVDVVTPANISGARDENGSPHSRRGSFQGAASRRSSRSSTLCEGRDLKCYEYEGECVFPGSISSLNYTKDSSETPGIQRHEATRTVVFLRSEKCDLLRHVPNAAT comes from the exons TGACCAAGCTGGTGGGCAGCGACCCGGTGGAGTTCGAGCAGCCGGAGTACGAGGTGACGGTGCCTGAGAACACCCGCCAAGACCACCTGCTGCGGCTGTCCGCCAGGGTGCGGCTggaag GAGAGACGGTGCAGTACAGGATCAGCCAAGGTAACGAGGACGGCCTCTTCCACCTGGACGCGTCCACGGGAACCCTCTCCCTCCTGCGGCCCCTCGACTACGAGCTCcagcaacag cacgatctggtggtggaggcggcggcgggggaggcgaGGGGCGAGGCgcgggtggtggtgaaggtggacgACCAGAACGACCACGCGCCGGTGTTCCTCAGGGCCCTGCACGAGACCCAGATCACCGAAGAGGACAACAGACACCTGCCCAAGGTTATCCTGAAG CAAGTGACGGCCGTGGACGGGGACGCGGGTCGGTTCGGGAACCTTTCCTACACACTATCTGGGGACGGAATCTTTAACAACGGGTCGCGGCCTTGCTTCTCCGTGGACGCCGCCTCGGGCACGCTCCTGCTTCTGAGG CCCCTGGACCGCGACCCTCCCCACGGCCGGCCTCAGTGGCGCCTGCGGGTGACGGCCTCGGACGGCCAGCTCGAAGCACACACCGACGTCCGTGTGAACCTCAAGGACACCAACGACAACgcgcccttcttcccctcccgcaccaccaccgccaccgtctccGAAGACACGTCGCTAG GGTCGTCGGTGACGCGCGTCGAGGCCACGGACTACGACGACCCTCAGGAGGGAGACAACGCCAAGGTCACGTTCTCGCTGGAGAAGAACGCCATCGACGAGGCGAGCGGCCGCCCGATCTTCGCCATCGACGGCGAGCTCGGCGTCATCAGCACGGCGCTCTGCTGCCTCGACCGGGAGAAGACGCAGCGCTACGTCATCCAGGTGGTGGCGACGGACGGCGGCGGCCTCAAGG gcACGGGCacggtggtggtggacgtggacGACGTGAATGACGTGTCTCCAAAGTTCTCGCGGCCCCAGTGGACGCTGGACGTGCCGGAGAGCCTTGACAACGACCACGTGCTGGCCACCCTCACCGTCGTGGACCCTGATGCAACAAACGTCTTCGCCTACAGG GTGGTGCCGGGCAGCGGGCGGGGCTGGCAGATGTTCCGCGTGGAGGGCGTGGCGGGGGCGCTGCCCGGCGGGAACCTGAGGTCGGTGGAGCCGCTGGACTATGAGGATCCCGAGCACCGGCAGGGCTTTATCTTGAGGGTGCAGGTGACGGacatg GGTGAGGACGGCTGGGAGCAGAAGGAACACGTGGCGGAGACGGTAGTGAGGCTGAACTTGGTGGACGACAACGACAACGACCCGGTGTTTAGCGAGGACTTCACGAGCCTCTCCCTGCCCGAGGACACACCGCGGGGCGTTCTTCTCGCCACCTTCACCGCCCTGGACCCCGACAAC GGTGGAAAGAGTCGCGTGCAATACCGGGTGGCTCCGTCCAGCGACCCTCGCCGCCAGTTTGCCGTGGACGAGAGTGGGGCGGTGCGTCTGGTGGGGGGTCTGGACCGGGAGGCCGCGGACACCCACAGTGTGCTGGTGTGGGCGGTGGACGATGGCTCGCCGCCCAGGACCGCCACTGCCACCCTCGCC ATCAACGTGACGGACGTGAACGACAACCCGCCGTTCCTGGCGGAGCCCCGCGAGGTGCAGGTGACGGAGAACAGCGAGGCGCAGCAGGTGGCGGAGGTCAAGCTGAATGACCCCGATGACTGGCGGCAGGGTCACGGGCCGCCCTTCACCATCGCCCTGGACCCCCGCGCGCCGCCCCACGTCACCGACAGCGTCAGGGTCACGCTGGACACGA GAGGGGATGACgggcgtggcgtgggcgtggtGTGGACGCGGGCGGCGCTGGACCGAGAGGAGCGTCCCGCCCTGCTGGTGCCGCTGGTGGTGGGCGACGCCGGCTGGCCGCCCCTCACCGCCACcgtcaccctcaccctccacgTGGCCGACCTCAACGACAACCCCATGGCGCCCGCCAACAAGACCGTCACCGTACACACGCTGCAG CGTCAGGGCGCGGCGGTGCCCCTGGGGCGGGTGTACGTGCAGGACCCGGACGACTGGGACGTCACAGCCAAGACCTACGCCTGGCGGGACCCTCAGGCGGGCTTTTTCCTCGACACCTCCAGCGGCCACCTTAACATGGCGCCCTCCACACCTGACGGCCG GTATGACCTTGAGTTTTTGGTAACTGATAAGAGCCAAGGACAAAAGGACGTTGCGGCGAACGTAAGCGTCCAAGTGGCGTCTGTGCAGCCCAACCAAGGCCACTACTTGACGCCCCTCACAGTGGATGCAAGCAGCGACTACCTCGTGAGACAGACGAGCGAG GGAGAACCGTCCATCCTGAGTCGGTTACTAAACACAGTACGGGCATGGGCTGGCGGGGGCGGCGCTGACGTGCAGCTGCTGACGGTGGAGCCGCTGGAGGAGGTGCTTTCTGCCACACGGGTGTGGCTGTCCAGCACAGAGACCAGGAATTTTGACCACGTGTTGCTCTACCACATGGATGAG CTGAGCGCAACCCTGGGCGTCAGCGTACGGGACATCGGCGTGGTCTCCTGCCGTGCAGGGGCTGCTCCCGAGCCACATGCACTGGcggaggagaggtgtgtgggcGGCTGCTGGGTGGCCCTCACCGACAACTTCACTGTGGTGGACGCCAATTCCTCGGCGGTGGTAGGACCACGGGTGGCGGTGCAGGGCTCCTGTGGCTGCCCCACCGAATCAGCCGCCGTAACCACGCCTGTCCGTGCGCGCCCGTGTAACCCTGACACCTGCTTCAACGGTGGCAGGTGCCTCAGCACCTCTTCGGGCACCCG GTGCATCTGTCCTCACGGCACCTGGGGCTCTCGCTGCAAGGTGGTCGCTAGACGCTTCGAGGGAGGCGGGGGTAAGCAGGAGGGCGACGCCGGGGACACCGCAGAGGGTGCGTGGGCGTGGGTGCCGCCCATCCCGCCATGTGCCGAGATGCACGTGAGCCTGGAGCTGCTGAGCACAGCGGGGGAAGCCGTGCTGCTCTACTCTGGGCCAGAGCAGCACAGCACTGAACAGGGGCCGGGCAGGGGCCGCCATgaccttctcctgctgctgctggagcTGCGTCAGGGGCGGCCAGTGCTGCAGCTGGACCAGGGCGGCGGGCCCGTCACCCTCgccctcaactcttcctccttgGCCGACAACACGTGGCACAGGATAGACCTCCACTGGAAGGACGAG CTGGTGGAGATGGTCGTGGACCTGTGTCTGGGGGGCCACTGGGACGAGCCGCCGCCCACGCCTTCTCCGGCTGCCCACAACACCTCGTCCACTCCCGTCCTGCCTGAAACACACGCCTGCAGGGCCGCCACGGAGCTGCCAAAGGGCGACCGTGTGCTCAAGACCGGCGGAGTGCTGCAGGTGGGCGGGCTGGTGCACCCTCTGCCCGCCCTCATGCTGGACGAGGCTTCGGCGCAGCCACGCCCGCCACATTTTCAAGGCTGCGTCAGGAACCTCAGAGTCAACGGCGAG CTGGTGGACCTGGGCACAGGCGTCCTCAGCAGGGCCAGCTCGCCGGGGTGTCCTGCCGCAGACTGCCTCGCCCAACGCCTCCACTGTGGCGTCCACGGCAGGTGTCTGGGGTCGCCGGGGTCGCTGCGGTGTGAGTGCCAGCCGGGCTGGGGCGGGCCGGGCTGTGCCTCGCCCACAATGCCCGCCACCTTCCTCCCCAACAGCTACGTCAAGCTGGCCCTCTCCTTCTCGCCGCTGGCCTACACCACCTCCATCAGCCTCAG GTTCCGCACCCTGAGGAGGAAAGGCGAACTGGTGGTGCTGTCGTCCCAGCACGGGCGGGACAGCTGGTCCGTGCAGCTGGTGGGCGGCCGCCTCTGTGCTGTGCTTCACCTCCACCCTGGAACCCCTGCCTCACTGTGCCTGTCGCGGGCCGTTCTCACCGACGGCCGCTGGCACGCCCTCACCGCCACCAG GTACGGCTCGGCGACCATCCTGACAGCGGACGACGGGGACGGCGACCTGTACAACgcctcgctgctgctgctggagggGCGGCAGCTGCTGGAGGTGGACAAGCAGGAGGGCGTCCGGGTGGGCGGGGCTCCACACTTCCAGGACGCGGGAGTCCTCAAGATCCACAGCGATTACTTTGACG GCTGCATCGACGACCTGCGCATCGCGGGCCGCAGCGCGCCGCTGCCGCCGGCGGTCAACAGCACGCCCTGGGGCCAGGCCAGCACCTTCAGAGGCGTGGAGCGAGGCTGCGGCGCCCCGTCTTCCTGCGCCAACGTGTCCTGCTCACCGCCGCTCTCCTGCGTCGACACCTGGAGGTCCTACCACTGCGG GTGTGGCAAAGGCCGCGTGCTGGGCCGGAGCCGCGCGGCgtgtgaggacgaggacgagtgtGCGTGGCGGCCATGCCTCAGCGGCGGCTCCTGCTTCAACACCCAGCCAG GGTACGTGTGCTCGTGCCCGGCGGGGTTCAGCGGCCAGCACTGCCAGCTGCCCGACGTGGGTAACACTTCCCTTAAGCTGCCAGTCGGGGTCCTCATCACCATCCTCGTGTGGTGCATCTTCCTCGTGT TGCTGGTGTGCGCCTTCCTGCTTCACCAACATCACCGCCGCGCCGCGCTGCGCAGGGGAATGACAGACTCAAAAGACACCAATGTGGACTGCAAGGGCCAAGTGTCTCCACCGTGCAGTCACACACCCAACCTGCTGGAGCTGCAGCTGCTGAAGCCACCCAGAGCCAATGGCCAGCCCGCCTGGACAAGGAACCCTAACATTGCCG ATGTGGACGTGCTGCAGGTGGACGTGGTGACGCCGGCCAATATCAGCGGGGCGCGGGATGAGAACGGTTCACCACATTCCCGGAGAGGCAGCTTCCAAGGAGCGGCCAGCAGGAGGTCGAGCAGGAGTAGCACGTTGTGTGAAGGGAGAGACTTGAAATGCTACGAGTACGAGGGTGAATGCGTCTTCCCTGGGTCTATCTCATCCC TGAACTATACAAAAGACTCCAGTGAAACTCCCGGCATCCAGAGGCATGAGGCTACGCGGACCGTGGTGTTCCTCCGAAGTGAAAAATGTGATCTTTTAAGACATGTGCCCAACGCAGCGACATGA